One segment of Pontibacter akesuensis DNA contains the following:
- a CDS encoding class I SAM-dependent methyltransferase: MLLPSLPQLPQIFGNIDIYLFDQLLKGRIQPGMKLLDAGCGGGRNIQYLLQAGVEVYGADASEKAIEKVRELAARVAPEAPKDNFVLADLASLPYPAAAFDVVLCSAVLHFAENEAHFRQMLQELWRVLKPCGMLFCRFSTTIGMEGKLPAVSPQKYQMPHGPVWFLADEALLREMVLLLNTELLEPLKTVLVEQERSMTTLVLGKV; the protein is encoded by the coding sequence ATGCTACTCCCCTCACTCCCACAGCTTCCGCAAATTTTCGGAAACATCGATATATACCTGTTCGACCAGCTCCTGAAGGGACGCATTCAACCGGGCATGAAGTTGCTGGACGCGGGCTGCGGCGGTGGAAGGAACATCCAGTACCTGCTGCAAGCAGGCGTGGAAGTATACGGAGCCGATGCATCTGAAAAAGCCATTGAAAAAGTCCGGGAATTGGCCGCCCGTGTTGCGCCAGAGGCACCGAAAGACAATTTTGTACTTGCAGACCTAGCCAGTTTGCCTTACCCGGCGGCTGCCTTTGACGTGGTTCTTTGCTCGGCTGTACTCCATTTTGCAGAAAATGAAGCCCACTTCAGGCAAATGCTGCAGGAGCTTTGGCGTGTGCTGAAACCGTGTGGCATGCTGTTCTGCCGCTTCAGCACTACCATTGGCATGGAAGGGAAACTACCTGCGGTAAGTCCTCAGAAATACCAGATGCCGCATGGGCCGGTGTGGTTTCTGGCCGATGAGGCCTTGCTGCGGGAGATGGTCTTATTATTGAATACCGAACTGTTGGAGCCATTGAAAACGGTGCTGGTAGAGCAGGAACGAAGTATGACTACGCTGGTGCTGGGTAAGGTATAA
- a CDS encoding SMP-30/gluconolactonase/LRE family protein has protein sequence MADTSNLFTLKATAIPGTESRLGEGPCWHPEEQVLYWVDIEGHALRKYNPDTAEVEVYLMPERINAVVPIAGGGLLVALHNRICTYETATGKLKEMAKPLNDATIRLNDGKCDPAGRFWVGTMALDVRTGAAELYRLDEKLQVNRLLQHLTISNGLAWSADAKILYFIDTPTQTIQAFDFNVATGEISNKREVVHVSEQEGKPDGMTIDSDGNLWVALHGGAAVACYDPRTGAQLHKIEVPATNVTSCTFGGLNLDTLYITTAREWLPAAQLEQYPLSGSLFEVKPGVRGRKVNFFKGEV, from the coding sequence ATGGCAGACACCTCGAACCTCTTTACTCTAAAAGCTACCGCTATACCCGGCACCGAAAGTCGGCTGGGCGAAGGACCTTGCTGGCACCCGGAGGAGCAGGTGCTGTATTGGGTGGATATTGAGGGACATGCGCTGCGCAAGTATAACCCCGACACAGCTGAAGTGGAAGTATACCTGATGCCCGAGCGGATTAATGCCGTCGTGCCTATCGCCGGAGGCGGTTTGCTGGTGGCGCTCCACAACCGCATCTGCACCTATGAAACAGCCACCGGCAAATTAAAAGAAATGGCTAAGCCGCTCAATGATGCCACTATCCGTCTGAATGATGGCAAATGTGATCCAGCCGGGCGCTTTTGGGTGGGTACCATGGCCCTGGATGTGCGCACCGGGGCAGCGGAGTTGTACCGGCTGGACGAGAAGCTGCAGGTAAACCGGTTGCTCCAGCACCTCACCATCTCCAACGGCCTCGCCTGGTCTGCAGACGCGAAGATTCTATACTTTATCGACACCCCCACGCAGACCATTCAAGCCTTTGATTTCAACGTTGCCACAGGTGAGATCAGCAATAAAAGGGAAGTGGTACATGTTTCGGAGCAGGAGGGGAAACCAGACGGCATGACGATCGATTCAGACGGAAACCTGTGGGTGGCCCTGCACGGCGGCGCTGCCGTGGCCTGTTATGATCCGAGAACAGGAGCGCAACTGCACAAAATTGAGGTGCCCGCTACAAACGTTACTTCCTGCACTTTCGGCGGCCTAAACTTAGATACGCTTTACATTACTACTGCCCGGGAGTGGCTGCCAGCAGCGCAGTTGGAGCAATATCCGCTAAGCGGTTCTCTGTTTGAAGTGAAACCTGGTGTGCGGGGCAGGAAGGTCAACTTCTTCAAAGGGGAAGTGTAG